In Leptospira congkakensis, the DNA window TTGGATATTGGTATGATCCGTCAAGATGTCAAAAGAACCTACGAATCCTATCTTGGAGATACGATCGGAAATGTTCCAAGAAGTGATTATTCAGCAAGGAGTGTTTATATTGGATTTTCGGAAATGTCCGGATCCATCAAACATACGGTGACTGAATTTTACATTATGCCTGGAGTTTCCTTTTTCTACGACGCCGACAAAATTTACTAATTCCTTATTTTCCTTTGGTTTGTGGGTCTCCCACAAATCTTTGGCTGGGAGATCTCTGCCTTTTCGCTTAAAAATGTTTGATTTTTCCTTCCTTCCGAACAATCTAAAAGTTGTGCCGTATTTAATACTCATCAGTTTCTTCTTAATGATCTCTTGTGGAAATGCTTCCGACCAAACAGACAAAAACCAATTGGAATCAAAAAGTTCCGGTGATACAAAACGAATCATCTACTTTGGGGACTCACTCACCGCTGGGTATGGGCTTCTCGATTTTGAAGATGCTTGGCCCCATGTCCTCACCAAAAAAATAAATGCGGAAGGTTATTCGTATCAAATGACAAACGCAGGAGTGTCTGGGGACACAACAAGCGGCGGCCTTGGAAGATTGGAATGGGTTTTGGCCGAAAAACCTTCTGTCTTTGTACTTGAGTTAGGTGCCAATGATATGTTGCGAGGGATTAGTCCATCCGTCACAAAAGAAAACTTACGTTCTATGATCCGCCAAATCAAATCTCAATATCCAGGAACCAAAATATTGTTAGTTGGTATGTATGCCACACCCAATATGGGGAAAAAATATGGAAAAGAATTTAATTCTATTTATCCCGATCTTGCAAAAGAAGAGGATGTCCCGTTGGTTCCTTTTATTTTGGAGAAGGTGGCTTCCATTCGCAAACTCAACCAAAAGGATGGAA includes these proteins:
- a CDS encoding arylesterase; this encodes MFDFSFLPNNLKVVPYLILISFFLMISCGNASDQTDKNQLESKSSGDTKRIIYFGDSLTAGYGLLDFEDAWPHVLTKKINAEGYSYQMTNAGVSGDTTSGGLGRLEWVLAEKPSVFVLELGANDMLRGISPSVTKENLRSMIRQIKSQYPGTKILLVGMYATPNMGKKYGKEFNSIYPDLAKEEDVPLVPFILEKVASIRKLNQKDGIHPTDVGHKLVADTVYPYLKPLLVK